A section of the Methanosarcina mazei S-6 genome encodes:
- a CDS encoding ABC transporter permease: protein MEKDRNSFIFRLLSTLFVILAINFFLPRMMPGDPFATTSADEVGEEIIVMTEEQRLYYLNYYGLDRPLYEQFLVYIKNLMTGNLGKSIYYKMPVSDVILLHLPWTVLIVMGATVISTVSGVLLGTLSAKNRKNGSDRIMMTGMIAFAEIPSFLLGLILLLIFSVHLRLFPLAGAITPFADYTGLAEQAWDILYHAFLPVVTLSLSQLTGVYLLTRNTLITVTTKDYIRTARAKGLGEKTVWTRHALRNALLPVVTRTGFMIGIMMGGVVLVESVFSYPGIGMTLRSAVIGRDYPLIQGILLVIAVSILVCNLMVDKIYGKLDPRVVV, encoded by the coding sequence ATGGAAAAGGACAGGAATTCGTTTATTTTCAGGTTATTATCGACCCTTTTTGTAATTCTTGCCATAAACTTTTTTCTTCCAAGAATGATGCCAGGTGACCCTTTCGCAACCACTTCCGCGGATGAGGTAGGGGAAGAAATTATTGTAATGACAGAAGAGCAGCGCCTTTATTACCTGAACTATTACGGGCTTGACAGACCCCTGTATGAACAGTTTTTAGTATATATAAAAAATCTGATGACTGGAAATCTGGGAAAGAGCATTTATTACAAAATGCCTGTCAGCGACGTAATACTGCTGCATCTCCCCTGGACCGTGCTGATTGTCATGGGAGCGACTGTAATAAGTACAGTCTCAGGTGTGCTTCTCGGGACACTTTCGGCTAAAAACAGGAAAAATGGAAGTGACAGGATTATGATGACAGGTATGATAGCTTTTGCAGAAATTCCCTCATTTCTGCTTGGCCTGATCCTTCTTCTTATTTTCAGTGTGCACCTAAGGCTTTTCCCACTTGCGGGTGCCATTACTCCCTTCGCAGATTATACTGGTCTGGCAGAACAGGCATGGGACATACTGTATCATGCCTTCCTTCCTGTTGTGACCCTCTCCCTTTCCCAGCTGACCGGAGTTTACCTGCTAACCAGAAATACTCTGATTACAGTGACCACAAAGGACTACATCAGGACTGCGAGAGCCAAAGGCCTGGGAGAAAAAACCGTATGGACACGGCATGCTCTCAGGAACGCACTTCTTCCTGTGGTGACAAGGACAGGGTTTATGATCGGAATAATGATGGGCGGTGTTGTGCTGGTTGAGAGTGTTTTTTCCTATCCCGGGATAGGGATGACACTCAGAAGTGCTGTAATCGGCAGGGATTATCCTCTTATCCAGGGAATTCTGCTGGTAATTGCAGTCTCCATACTCGTCTGCAACCTGATGGTTGACAAAATATACGGGAAACTTGATCCGAGAGTTGTGGTATGA
- a CDS encoding ABC transporter permease, which produces MIKDVAASGNARIISFAQALNIDKFVSGTAETFSKFSTEGKIAVFGIICIILMAVFAPVITIYPPQKITGNSLEPPGPEHILGTDELGMDIWSQICYGARMSLTIGLAVAFAAGFGGGAVGILAGYIGGNVDEALMRVIDITMALPSFPLLIVISAFLGPSILNVILILVLFSWAKPARIARSQTLALKKNDYITAARNYGAKPFYLLWRHIFPEVMPVLLVLVIGISSHAIIAETGLAFLGLGDPTSKSWGMMLNHATGFRSIYFTPYWQWWLLPPLFMLIFLLLCLAFISRDMERILDPKLKIKKGF; this is translated from the coding sequence ATGATAAAGGATGTTGCTGCCTCTGGAAATGCCAGAATTATTTCATTTGCTCAGGCGTTAAATATTGACAAATTTGTAAGCGGTACAGCTGAAACATTTTCGAAGTTCAGCACTGAAGGTAAAATTGCTGTCTTTGGCATCATCTGTATCATTTTAATGGCAGTTTTTGCTCCTGTGATAACAATTTATCCCCCCCAGAAGATTACAGGGAATTCACTTGAACCCCCAGGTCCGGAACACATACTTGGAACGGATGAACTGGGCATGGACATCTGGTCACAGATATGTTACGGGGCAAGGATGAGCCTTACAATAGGGCTTGCAGTAGCGTTTGCGGCAGGTTTTGGAGGAGGGGCTGTCGGGATACTGGCAGGATACATAGGAGGGAATGTTGACGAGGCACTGATGAGAGTAATCGATATAACAATGGCTCTCCCGAGTTTTCCTCTCCTTATCGTAATATCCGCTTTTCTCGGACCGAGCATTCTTAACGTAATTCTTATTCTTGTCCTTTTCAGCTGGGCAAAACCCGCACGAATTGCACGTTCCCAGACCCTGGCATTAAAGAAGAACGACTACATCACTGCAGCCCGAAATTACGGTGCAAAACCATTTTACCTGCTCTGGAGGCATATATTTCCCGAAGTTATGCCTGTCCTGCTTGTGCTTGTAATCGGTATATCCTCACACGCAATCATAGCCGAAACTGGGCTTGCTTTTCTGGGGCTTGGGGACCCTACTTCCAAGAGCTGGGGGATGATGCTTAACCATGCAACCGGCTTCAGGTCGATATATTTTACACCCTACTGGCAATGGTGGCTGTTGCCTCCGCTGTTTATGCTTATTTTCCTCCTGCTCTGTCTTGCGTTCATAAGCAGGGATATGGAAAGGATACTTGATCCCAAACTAAAAATAAAGAAAGGTTTCTGA
- a CDS encoding dipeptide ABC transporter ATP-binding protein — protein MSLLKVNDLKCHYITDINTVRAVDGISFEIEEGEILGIVGESGSGKTTVALSIMGLLPENTAVSGETLYRDHVISSLPESEMDRFRWKDIAIVFQNSLEVMNPVLKVGFQVMEPMIRHLGISPERARSKCADLFRTVGLDPEWMDSFPHQLSGGMRQRVLLAMALSCDPKLLILDEVTSALDAFTRKEIRDLLVSLQKKNGYTMLMISHDITFVSSVASRIAVMYSGKVVETGPVRDILVSPLHPYTRGLVHSTPDIFVYKDLWGIPGDVPAGDGFNGCPFSPRCTQKIGICNSVSPALKPAGNGREIACHRGGIAGIMVARNLSFSYRLPDGGYLQAVEDVSLEVREGEVLAIVGQTGSGKSTLAHILANVIKPERGEVLFMEGDVRKGKYGNRVNGIQIVFQDPFSSTSNRFTVLDAVKEPLYINKIGSNGNRLQMVKSALELVRLPTTDNFLRKYCGELSGGQRQRVALARAMVMEPKLLIADEITSALDVSTSANILRLLKGLQNRRGFAMIYISHDLSLTLKIADRIAVMNSGKIVEMGNSHDVMLSPSDEYTKRLVGSRIGLCCHNH, from the coding sequence ATGAGTCTGCTTAAAGTAAATGACCTTAAATGCCACTACATAACTGACATTAACACGGTCAGGGCTGTAGACGGAATTTCTTTTGAAATTGAAGAGGGAGAAATTCTTGGCATTGTAGGGGAATCGGGAAGCGGCAAAACCACTGTTGCACTGAGTATCATGGGGCTTTTGCCGGAAAATACAGCCGTTTCCGGTGAAACTCTTTACAGGGACCATGTAATATCTTCTTTGCCTGAATCAGAAATGGACAGGTTCAGGTGGAAAGATATTGCAATAGTTTTCCAGAACAGCCTGGAAGTGATGAACCCGGTTCTGAAAGTGGGCTTTCAGGTAATGGAACCGATGATAAGGCACCTTGGTATCAGCCCGGAAAGAGCCCGGAGTAAATGTGCTGACCTGTTCAGGACTGTAGGCCTTGATCCTGAATGGATGGATTCATTTCCTCACCAGCTCTCAGGGGGCATGAGGCAGAGGGTTCTTCTGGCAATGGCACTTTCATGCGATCCGAAACTGCTGATCCTTGATGAGGTTACCTCTGCACTTGATGCATTTACCCGAAAGGAGATAAGGGACCTTCTGGTAAGCCTGCAGAAGAAGAACGGGTATACGATGTTAATGATCTCTCATGACATCACTTTTGTGTCTTCCGTGGCGTCCAGGATTGCTGTTATGTATTCGGGTAAGGTTGTGGAAACCGGACCTGTAAGGGATATTCTTGTATCTCCGCTTCACCCTTATACCAGAGGCCTTGTTCATTCGACCCCTGATATTTTTGTGTATAAGGACTTATGGGGAATTCCCGGAGATGTTCCGGCAGGGGATGGGTTTAACGGCTGTCCTTTCAGCCCGAGGTGTACACAGAAAATCGGTATATGCAACAGTGTTTCCCCTGCCCTGAAACCAGCAGGAAACGGGAGAGAAATCGCGTGCCACAGAGGAGGCATAGCAGGCATTATGGTAGCCAGAAACCTGAGCTTCAGTTATCGGCTGCCGGACGGTGGATATCTTCAGGCAGTAGAGGATGTTAGCCTGGAAGTGAGGGAAGGGGAGGTTCTTGCAATTGTCGGCCAGACAGGTTCAGGAAAGTCAACACTTGCACATATCCTTGCAAACGTAATAAAACCCGAAAGGGGAGAGGTCCTGTTTATGGAAGGGGATGTCAGGAAAGGAAAATACGGAAACAGGGTCAATGGCATTCAGATAGTATTCCAGGACCCGTTCAGTTCGACAAGCAACAGGTTTACCGTGCTTGATGCGGTCAAAGAGCCCCTTTATATCAATAAGATCGGGTCCAATGGAAACAGATTGCAGATGGTTAAAAGTGCCCTTGAACTTGTTCGCCTTCCCACAACAGATAATTTTCTCAGGAAATACTGCGGGGAACTCAGCGGCGGGCAGAGGCAAAGGGTTGCACTTGCAAGAGCAATGGTTATGGAACCGAAACTCCTTATCGCCGATGAGATAACTTCGGCTCTGGATGTCTCAACCTCTGCAAATATATTACGCCTTTTAAAAGGACTTCAGAACAGGAGAGGGTTTGCAATGATATATATTTCACACGACCTCTCCCTGACTCTGAAGATTGCTGACAGGATAGCAGTTATGAATTCCGGAAAGATTGTAGAGATGGGAAATTCACATGACGTTATGCTTTCGCCCTCTGATGAGTATACAAAAAGGCTTGTAGGATCAAGAATAGGGCTGTGCTGTCACAACCATTGA
- a CDS encoding ATP-binding cassette domain-containing protein: MSAIMVKELTKRFGEFTAVDRVSFSVETGELFGLLGPNGAGKTTIINMLTTLLLPTAGDAEIAGYDLRRDPARVRNNIGIIFQDPSLDIGLTGRENLEFHAMMYSIVSDEREERIREVLEVVGLSDKADILVEYYSGGMKRRLEIARGLIHYPKVLFLDEPTLGLDAQTRRSIWDHIRKLNRNYGTSVILTTHYMEEADYLCDRIAIIDQGKIIALDTPSGLKKRLKGDCVSLDIEGKVDLIASALGKKEWVKEVARNEKMLDVIISDYEKNIPDIFRTASSLGIGIRSINFSKPSLEDVFLRLTGSTIREQEGSRLSVRRERMRRRMLR, translated from the coding sequence ATGAGTGCGATAATGGTTAAAGAACTGACAAAAAGATTCGGGGAGTTTACTGCTGTTGACCGGGTCTCATTTTCGGTTGAGACCGGGGAGCTTTTCGGTTTATTAGGCCCCAATGGTGCGGGAAAAACGACCATAATCAATATGCTGACCACTCTTCTTCTTCCTACGGCAGGCGATGCTGAAATTGCAGGGTATGACCTTAGAAGGGATCCTGCCAGGGTTAGAAATAATATCGGGATAATATTTCAGGACCCTTCACTGGATATCGGGCTTACAGGGAGGGAAAATCTTGAGTTTCATGCCATGATGTACAGCATCGTGTCAGATGAAAGGGAAGAAAGAATAAGGGAAGTCCTTGAGGTTGTGGGCCTGTCCGATAAAGCTGATATTCTTGTTGAATATTATTCGGGCGGGATGAAGAGACGGCTTGAAATCGCAAGAGGGCTTATCCACTACCCGAAGGTTCTGTTTCTGGATGAGCCCACTCTCGGGCTTGATGCGCAGACCAGGAGATCAATATGGGACCATATCAGAAAGCTGAACCGGAATTACGGGACATCTGTCATACTGACCACACATTATATGGAAGAGGCTGATTACCTCTGTGACCGTATTGCGATAATTGACCAAGGAAAGATAATTGCACTTGATACCCCCTCAGGACTGAAAAAACGTCTTAAAGGAGATTGTGTCAGCCTGGATATTGAAGGAAAGGTTGACCTCATCGCTTCTGCACTTGGGAAGAAAGAATGGGTGAAAGAAGTTGCCCGGAACGAAAAAATGCTTGACGTAATTATATCGGATTATGAAAAAAATATTCCTGATATTTTTCGGACTGCTTCCAGCCTGGGAATTGGGATCAGATCGATAAATTTCAGTAAACCAAGCCTTGAAGACGTTTTTCTC